A genomic window from Algoriphagus sp. Y33 includes:
- the ytxJ gene encoding bacillithiol system redox-active protein YtxJ — MNWNKLTDANQLEEIKALSKDKPFLIFKHSTRCSISSMSLDRLLRKWKDADEEKVTPYFLDLIAYRELSDLVAKEFKVPHESPQVLLIKDGEAVYDNSHYGISYEDLMGKI, encoded by the coding sequence ATGAATTGGAATAAACTCACTGATGCTAATCAATTAGAGGAAATTAAAGCTCTTAGCAAGGATAAACCCTTTCTGATTTTCAAGCATAGTACACGATGCTCGATCAGCAGTATGTCATTAGACCGTTTGCTTAGGAAATGGAAGGATGCAGATGAGGAAAAAGTGACTCCTTATTTTTTGGATTTGATAGCTTACAGGGAATTGTCAGATTTAGTCGCAAAGGAATTTAAGGTGCCTCACGAATCGCCGCAGGTACTGTTAATCAAAGATGGAGAGGCGGTTTATGATAATAGCCACTATGGGATTTCCTATGAAGATCTCATGGGAAAAATTTAG
- a CDS encoding DUF4403 family protein, whose product MKIQFLHRFLNFQMPIVLIGVLLFSCKSINPAGSPGPSTPPPSATAGVNVPLKVPKETLSKLLNSQIPTVLLQEKGLDMGSGVTGDLQMRRNGTIIWTALDSQRIQLTVPINVVGEVGLKPKGLGNLFQSKLPLNENFSPVFVIDPVINPDWSIGSQSFELVDLGGNLAVEVLGIQVDFSGLLSKEIRKWGNEHLTGGKKIASLKTIVDLAWAQVGKPFAVEWLGGNTAFSIQPQQINLNEYFDTDQNYNLWLGMDGKVNSHPANAAPSRAFPLTGLSQNDNPANKVEMIIPLTVSYDKLDELLKQNLDGKAFRVDRKTTMIPSNIKTQPFGDLLAIALNFTAEQIDGKTLNGTLFVVGKPTYDAGSQSLKFDDINFKMESGSFGAQAGVGLKKRKIIRKIESRAIFPIEDVLTESLGSMTDRLGLSTPIMDLSVADLTIEPSGFYPMAKDLVIHMKASGKVDVVWK is encoded by the coding sequence ATGAAAATACAGTTCCTCCACCGGTTTTTAAACTTTCAGATGCCTATCGTGCTAATAGGTGTTTTATTATTTTCCTGCAAAAGCATAAATCCTGCCGGCAGTCCTGGGCCTAGCACTCCACCACCTTCTGCCACTGCAGGGGTAAATGTACCTCTAAAAGTCCCGAAAGAAACGTTAAGCAAACTATTGAATAGCCAGATTCCCACTGTGCTGCTTCAGGAAAAAGGACTGGATATGGGCAGCGGTGTTACTGGTGATTTGCAGATGAGGAGAAATGGCACAATCATATGGACAGCGCTAGATAGTCAGCGGATCCAATTGACTGTTCCCATCAATGTAGTCGGAGAAGTAGGTCTCAAGCCAAAAGGGCTGGGAAATTTATTTCAGTCTAAGCTGCCGTTGAATGAGAATTTCTCTCCCGTATTCGTGATCGACCCAGTGATCAATCCGGATTGGAGCATAGGATCCCAAAGTTTCGAATTGGTGGATTTGGGCGGTAATTTAGCCGTCGAAGTGTTGGGAATTCAGGTGGATTTCAGTGGCCTACTAAGCAAAGAGATAAGGAAATGGGGAAATGAACACCTGACAGGAGGAAAAAAAATAGCCAGTTTAAAAACCATAGTAGATCTTGCCTGGGCTCAAGTGGGCAAACCTTTTGCCGTTGAGTGGCTTGGCGGAAATACTGCTTTTTCCATCCAACCTCAACAGATAAACCTCAATGAATATTTCGATACCGATCAGAATTATAATCTCTGGCTAGGTATGGATGGGAAAGTCAACTCCCATCCTGCCAATGCTGCTCCTTCACGGGCATTTCCATTGACGGGACTCAGCCAAAATGACAATCCGGCCAACAAAGTAGAGATGATCATTCCACTTACGGTAAGCTATGATAAACTTGACGAGCTTCTAAAGCAGAATTTGGACGGAAAAGCATTTCGAGTGGACAGGAAAACCACCATGATTCCATCCAACATCAAGACTCAGCCTTTTGGAGATTTATTGGCCATAGCTTTGAATTTCACTGCTGAGCAGATCGATGGAAAAACCTTGAACGGAACATTGTTCGTGGTCGGTAAGCCAACCTACGATGCGGGTTCACAAAGTTTAAAATTTGATGACATCAATTTTAAAATGGAAAGCGGAAGCTTCGGAGCTCAGGCCGGTGTAGGATTGAAAAAGCGTAAAATCATCCGAAAGATTGAAAGCAGAGCCATTTTCCCAATAGAAGATGTGCTGACTGAAAGTTTGGGAAGTATGACCGATCGACTGGGATTGAGCACACCGATCATGGATTTGAGCGTTGCCGATCTTACGATAGAGCCTTCAGGATTTTACCCTATGGCAAAAGATTTGGTAATCCATATGAAAGCGAGTGGAAAAGTAGATGTAGTCTGGAAATAA
- a CDS encoding HEAT repeat domain-containing protein has translation MAKSNSNTAAQDYDAQELLAFLRQDELDYPAGAKKFGKAALPFLAELVQGADENLSIKAAYLVGYIDDEAGNAILQMAAEKGSAPVRIAAAFGAQKRGAKAAESILSKSLDDTDPSVVKFALRSASVMKMEKTFKTKIDKISKSFLDEGIKSEALNVMKRMK, from the coding sequence ATGGCAAAGTCAAACAGTAACACAGCCGCGCAGGATTATGATGCGCAAGAACTCCTTGCTTTTCTCAGACAAGATGAGTTAGACTATCCGGCAGGAGCGAAGAAATTCGGAAAAGCCGCTCTCCCATTTCTCGCAGAACTGGTGCAGGGAGCTGATGAGAATCTTTCTATTAAAGCCGCCTACCTAGTTGGGTATATTGATGATGAAGCCGGAAATGCTATTCTGCAAATGGCTGCCGAAAAAGGCAGTGCTCCGGTAAGAATTGCGGCAGCTTTTGGTGCTCAAAAGAGGGGTGCTAAAGCAGCTGAATCAATCTTGAGCAAATCGTTGGATGATACTGATCCCTCCGTAGTGAAATTTGCTTTGAGATCAGCGTCTGTGATGAAAATGGAGAAAACCTTCAAAACAAAAATTGATAAGATTTCAAAATCTTTCCTGGATGAAGGCATCAAGTCAGAAGCACTGAATGTGATGAAAAGGATGAAATAA
- a CDS encoding LGFP repeat-containing protein, translated as MAKLTIEPKLALKKELNLELLKELNVFPAHPITQKYWALGGASGWLGTNTTPINTCPDGIGRYQHYVNGSIYYHPLIGAHEVHGLIRARWQSMGWERSLLGYPLTDESKCPDGIGRYNHFQGGSIYWSPSSGAWEVHGAIRVKYSSLGWEKSFLRYPLTNENTCPDGVGRYNHFQGGSIYWTPSTGAHEVHGAIRSHWASMGWEKSALGYPTSDELVVFGGAARISHFQRGSIYWSPTAGVRVLRERIRVHVKILETPTSFTVNEQFAAMQEVYAVAGVRVDCASTENLNLPALKDVDVGGCTMGSVSAEQVSLFGNRNFVGTNDVVVYYVRSTVPGYNGCAAHPSGRPGCVVVRSASRWTLGHEFGHVLGIHHVNDNNRLMTGNGTFNITNPPPDLISSESTKMRNSSLTIPL; from the coding sequence ATGGCAAAACTAACAATTGAACCCAAATTGGCTCTTAAAAAGGAACTGAATTTGGAACTGCTGAAAGAGCTCAATGTTTTCCCTGCGCATCCGATTACTCAAAAGTATTGGGCACTGGGAGGAGCTAGTGGTTGGCTCGGTACCAACACAACACCGATCAACACCTGTCCGGATGGAATAGGCCGGTATCAACACTATGTGAATGGTTCTATTTATTACCATCCTTTGATAGGAGCACATGAAGTTCATGGGCTTATCCGGGCAAGGTGGCAATCCATGGGCTGGGAAAGAAGCCTGCTGGGCTACCCACTCACAGACGAATCCAAATGTCCCGATGGTATTGGGCGCTACAATCATTTTCAGGGAGGCAGCATTTATTGGAGCCCGTCCTCGGGAGCATGGGAAGTACACGGAGCAATAAGAGTAAAATATTCTAGCTTAGGCTGGGAGAAAAGTTTCCTCCGATATCCCCTCACCAATGAAAACACTTGCCCTGACGGAGTAGGTAGGTATAATCATTTCCAAGGAGGTAGCATTTACTGGACACCAAGTACAGGAGCACATGAAGTTCATGGAGCTATCCGTTCGCATTGGGCTTCTATGGGTTGGGAAAAGAGTGCTTTGGGATATCCTACCTCGGATGAGCTGGTGGTTTTTGGTGGTGCAGCACGGATTTCCCACTTCCAGCGGGGAAGTATCTACTGGTCACCTACAGCAGGTGTGCGGGTGCTGAGGGAGCGCATCAGGGTGCATGTGAAAATTTTGGAAACACCTACTTCTTTCACCGTCAATGAGCAATTTGCAGCGATGCAGGAAGTATATGCTGTGGCGGGTGTGAGAGTAGACTGTGCGTCTACCGAAAATCTTAACTTGCCTGCTCTCAAAGATGTGGATGTGGGAGGCTGTACCATGGGGTCAGTTTCTGCTGAGCAAGTGAGTCTATTTGGCAATAGGAATTTTGTAGGAACGAATGATGTAGTGGTGTATTATGTAAGGAGTACCGTGCCTGGATACAACGGCTGTGCTGCACATCCGTCTGGAAGGCCTGGCTGTGTGGTGGTTAGATCGGCCAGCCGATGGACTTTGGGGCATGAATTTGGACACGTGTTGGGGATTCATCACGTGAATGACAACAATCGTCTCATGACTGGCAATGGAACCTTCAATATCACAAATCCTCCACCTGATCTTATTTCCAGTGAGTCCACAAAAATGCGTAACTCAAGTCTAACTATTCCTCTCTAA
- a CDS encoding PolC-type DNA polymerase III: protein MSWWPFSTSKRIRPDFVKEYLAKNELPIPPIRALNQLDFVVLDTETTGLDPNNDSIVSFGAVKISDERILVSSAVEWYPESNQSLKQSPLIHGLVERQNQLSKTLFIKQVLEYISNAILVGHHLGFDLDMLLRITKDYGLTQFQNPIIDTMNFAIRLDHGPQTNLSHIQVKNYSLDVLCERFNIPLDDRHTAAGDAHLTALLFLKLVKIAEAKGIKSYAQLIR from the coding sequence ATGAGTTGGTGGCCATTTTCAACATCAAAAAGGATACGTCCTGATTTTGTTAAAGAGTATCTGGCAAAAAATGAATTGCCTATCCCCCCTATTCGTGCTCTAAATCAGCTTGATTTTGTAGTACTTGACACAGAAACCACGGGACTTGACCCGAATAATGACTCAATAGTGTCCTTTGGTGCTGTGAAAATTTCCGATGAGCGAATTCTAGTCAGTTCCGCAGTAGAATGGTATCCGGAATCCAATCAAAGCCTCAAACAATCCCCTTTGATCCATGGTCTTGTGGAGAGACAGAATCAGCTTTCTAAGACTCTGTTTATAAAGCAGGTGCTGGAATACATTTCCAATGCTATTCTGGTTGGGCACCACCTCGGTTTTGATCTGGATATGCTGCTACGAATTACAAAAGACTATGGCTTGACCCAATTCCAAAACCCAATCATAGACACCATGAATTTTGCTATCCGTCTAGACCATGGACCACAAACTAACCTTAGCCATATTCAGGTGAAAAACTACAGTCTGGATGTCCTGTGCGAGCGTTTTAATATCCCACTCGATGATCGTCATACTGCAGCAGGAGATGCACACCTTACTGCCTTACTTTTTCTGAAATTAGTAAAAATTGCTGAAGCAAAAGGCATAAAGAGTTATGCTCAGCTCATTCGCTAA
- a CDS encoding DUF294 nucleotidyltransferase-like domain-containing protein: MANVIVNRVAEFLKRFPPFSFLSEEELEKISSAVEIQFLEKGETLFKQGDAPQAHFFILKEGEIHLTESKPSGEEIKEYLDEGDVFGVLALLGKRAYVLNARISQSSLIYAIPVQVFEEILATNNRVAIYFAAGFASGKVVVRQDLSQGQKARGALKNESRDNSLLIFSDQSEVKISDKVLTCGPSNTVQEAAQLMVEADVSSIVIVDEGFMPIGIITDKDLRSKILAKALSLSTPVIEVMTSPVITRSKDAGFSDLYLTMIKNRLHHLILTEDGSDQSKVCGIISDHDVLVSMGNSPAVLIHGLLNTQDIKEIRSIRDRASKMLAYYLENEVAMDFVASIMTEINDVIIRQAIKIAEKSLAEEYSEMQGIRYCFLTLGSEGREEQLLRTDQDNALVYENVTEDLKSSAAEYFLKLGTAVVEILIACGFAPCPGEIMASNPKWVQPVAQWENYFANWILTPTQEALISASIFFDFRAIGGSKSLSEELSLFIYDSLKKKPVFLNFLAQNTLATPPPLGFFRNFVVEKSGEHRDQFDIKARAIRPLVDLARLLTLSHAVIGINNTIRRFERLAELEPNYKELFSQAGKAFEILIRMRAIEGMKNGNDGRFIRPESLGKLQRQLLKNTFVPIDELQDIVKVRFQLDHFGR, translated from the coding sequence ATGGCCAATGTAATAGTCAATAGAGTAGCAGAATTTTTAAAGCGATTTCCGCCTTTTTCGTTTTTGTCTGAGGAGGAATTAGAAAAAATTTCGAGCGCTGTAGAAATCCAATTTTTAGAAAAGGGGGAAACACTTTTCAAGCAAGGCGATGCTCCTCAGGCTCACTTTTTTATCTTAAAAGAAGGTGAAATACATCTTACAGAAAGCAAGCCGTCTGGGGAGGAAATAAAAGAATACTTAGACGAGGGAGATGTATTTGGCGTATTGGCACTTTTGGGTAAAAGGGCCTACGTCCTAAATGCCCGAATCAGTCAAAGTAGTCTTATTTATGCTATTCCGGTACAGGTTTTTGAAGAAATACTAGCCACCAATAACCGGGTAGCAATTTACTTTGCAGCGGGATTTGCCTCTGGAAAGGTGGTCGTCAGGCAGGATTTGTCTCAGGGTCAGAAAGCTCGGGGAGCACTAAAAAATGAATCAAGAGATAATTCTCTGCTGATTTTCTCGGACCAGTCCGAGGTGAAAATTTCTGATAAAGTGCTCACCTGCGGCCCTTCCAATACAGTTCAGGAAGCCGCCCAGCTAATGGTGGAGGCAGATGTCAGCAGTATCGTAATCGTGGATGAGGGCTTCATGCCCATCGGTATAATCACCGACAAAGACCTGCGTTCCAAAATCTTGGCAAAAGCACTTTCCCTTTCCACGCCAGTCATCGAAGTAATGACTTCACCGGTGATCACCCGGAGCAAGGATGCGGGCTTTTCGGATCTTTATCTTACGATGATCAAAAACCGGCTGCATCATCTGATACTTACAGAGGATGGTTCAGATCAATCGAAGGTCTGTGGAATAATCTCAGATCATGATGTACTGGTTTCCATGGGAAATAGCCCTGCGGTGCTCATACATGGATTGCTGAATACTCAGGACATAAAAGAAATCAGGTCTATCAGAGACAGAGCAAGTAAGATGCTGGCATATTATCTGGAAAATGAGGTTGCTATGGATTTCGTGGCTTCCATCATGACCGAAATCAATGATGTGATTATCCGGCAGGCAATTAAGATCGCCGAAAAATCCCTCGCCGAAGAATATTCGGAAATGCAAGGCATACGCTATTGTTTTTTGACTTTAGGAAGTGAGGGACGTGAAGAACAATTGCTCAGGACGGATCAGGACAATGCGTTGGTTTATGAAAATGTGACAGAGGACTTAAAGTCATCAGCAGCAGAGTATTTTCTGAAGTTGGGAACTGCGGTGGTCGAGATTCTTATAGCCTGTGGATTTGCGCCATGTCCGGGAGAGATCATGGCCAGCAATCCCAAATGGGTTCAACCTGTAGCTCAATGGGAAAATTATTTTGCCAATTGGATTTTGACGCCTACCCAGGAAGCGTTGATTTCTGCCTCGATCTTTTTTGATTTTAGGGCAATCGGCGGAAGCAAAAGCCTATCGGAAGAGCTGAGTTTGTTTATCTATGATTCTCTAAAGAAAAAACCGGTTTTCCTCAATTTCTTGGCACAAAATACCCTAGCAACACCTCCTCCACTGGGGTTTTTCAGGAATTTTGTGGTAGAAAAATCGGGGGAACATAGAGATCAATTCGACATCAAAGCCAGGGCAATCCGGCCACTGGTTGATTTGGCAAGGCTGCTTACCTTAAGTCATGCAGTAATTGGCATTAACAATACCATTAGGCGATTTGAACGCTTGGCAGAACTGGAACCCAATTACAAGGAACTATTCAGTCAGGCAGGAAAAGCATTTGAGATACTCATTAGAATGAGAGCAATAGAAGGGATGAAAAATGGGAATGATGGAAGATTTATCCGTCCTGAATCCCTAGGAAAACTTCAGAGACAATTGCTGAAAAACACTTTTGTGCCTATTGATGAGCTTCAGGATATTGTAAAGGTACGTTTTCAGCTAGATCATTTTGGACGATGA
- the acs gene encoding acetate--CoA ligase: MSDRIHTLSGYLYEYQKSVTQPEEFWARIADSFHWRKRWSKVLKWNFEEPDIKWFLDGKLNITENIFERHLFTIGDRPAIIWEANDPNEEGRTLTYRALFYEVNRFANALKRKGIGKGDRVIIYMPMVPEAAIAMLACARIGAIHSVVFAGFSSSALADRVIDCGAKAILTSDGNFRGSKKIAVKAVVDEALEKSSVETVIVYERTKQEVTMKEGRDFWWHEVIAGESEQCPAEEMDSEDMLFILYTSGSTGKPKGVVHTTGGYMVYSQYSFDNVFQYSEGDVYWCTADVGWITGHSYIVYGPLLAGATTLMFEGVPTFPDAGRFWAVVEKHKVNVFYTAPTAIRALQAYGTDPIHKYDLSSLKVLGSVGEPINEEAWHWYHTHVGKNKCPIVDTWWQTETGGIMVSPIAGITPTKPAYATLPLPGVQLCIVDPEGNELTGNSVEGNLCIKFPWPGMIRTTYGDHERCKQTYFSTYKGMYFTGDGVKRDHDGYYRILGRVDDVINVSGHRMGTAEVENAINEHPKVIESAVVGYPHEVKGQGIYAYVIADLTNRTEDNLINEIKEMVSKIIGPIAKPDKIQLVPGLPKTRSGKIMRRILRKVAEGSLDNMGDTSTLLDPDVVTKIIEGKK, encoded by the coding sequence ATGAGTGACAGAATACATACCCTCAGTGGGTACCTATACGAATACCAAAAAAGCGTAACTCAGCCGGAAGAGTTTTGGGCTAGAATTGCAGATTCATTTCACTGGAGAAAACGCTGGTCAAAGGTATTGAAATGGAACTTTGAGGAGCCTGATATCAAGTGGTTTTTGGATGGCAAGCTTAACATCACTGAGAATATTTTCGAACGCCATCTTTTTACCATAGGAGACCGGCCGGCTATTATCTGGGAGGCAAATGATCCCAATGAAGAAGGAAGGACACTGACCTATCGAGCCCTTTTTTACGAAGTGAATCGCTTCGCAAATGCACTAAAACGTAAAGGAATAGGTAAGGGAGATAGGGTGATCATCTATATGCCGATGGTTCCGGAAGCAGCAATAGCCATGCTTGCCTGCGCTAGAATCGGCGCTATTCACTCGGTTGTTTTTGCAGGCTTTTCCAGCTCTGCATTGGCAGATAGGGTAATCGATTGTGGTGCCAAGGCAATTTTGACTTCGGATGGAAATTTCCGGGGAAGTAAAAAAATAGCTGTAAAAGCTGTAGTGGATGAAGCATTGGAGAAAAGCTCAGTGGAAACAGTAATCGTCTATGAGCGCACCAAGCAGGAAGTGACTATGAAAGAAGGTCGGGATTTCTGGTGGCATGAGGTGATAGCGGGGGAATCTGAGCAATGTCCTGCTGAAGAAATGGACAGTGAGGATATGCTGTTTATTCTTTACACTTCCGGTTCTACAGGAAAGCCAAAGGGTGTAGTTCATACGACGGGAGGATATATGGTATATTCTCAGTACTCCTTTGATAATGTCTTTCAGTATTCGGAAGGCGATGTTTATTGGTGTACAGCTGACGTAGGCTGGATTACGGGGCATTCCTATATAGTTTATGGACCATTGCTTGCCGGAGCCACGACGCTGATGTTTGAGGGAGTTCCTACTTTTCCGGATGCAGGGAGATTTTGGGCTGTCGTGGAAAAACATAAAGTCAATGTATTCTATACTGCGCCCACTGCTATCCGTGCATTGCAAGCCTATGGCACTGATCCTATCCATAAGTATGATCTGAGTTCTCTAAAAGTATTGGGATCGGTAGGCGAACCGATCAACGAAGAAGCTTGGCATTGGTACCACACGCACGTAGGAAAAAATAAATGTCCTATTGTAGATACGTGGTGGCAGACAGAAACCGGGGGAATTATGGTTTCACCAATTGCCGGAATCACTCCTACCAAACCGGCTTACGCCACCTTGCCGCTTCCCGGTGTACAGCTTTGCATTGTGGATCCTGAAGGAAATGAGCTTACGGGAAACTCAGTTGAAGGGAATCTCTGCATCAAATTTCCTTGGCCTGGAATGATTAGGACTACCTATGGAGATCATGAACGCTGTAAGCAGACCTATTTTTCCACTTACAAGGGAATGTATTTTACCGGTGATGGAGTAAAGCGCGATCACGATGGGTACTATAGAATCCTTGGTCGGGTGGATGATGTGATCAATGTCTCAGGACACAGAATGGGAACTGCTGAAGTGGAAAATGCCATAAACGAGCATCCGAAAGTTATTGAGTCAGCTGTAGTGGGCTATCCTCACGAGGTGAAGGGACAAGGAATCTACGCTTATGTAATCGCTGATCTGACTAACCGTACGGAGGATAACCTGATCAATGAGATTAAGGAAATGGTTTCGAAAATAATCGGACCGATAGCCAAGCCTGATAAAATTCAGCTTGTACCCGGCCTACCGAAAACCAGGTCAGGAAAGATCATGCGTAGGATTCTTCGTAAAGTAGCCGAGGGATCTCTTGATAATATGGGTGATACAAGTACTTTGCTTGATCCGGATGTAGTGACAAAAATTATTGAAGGGAAAAAGTAA
- a CDS encoding sodium:solute symporter family protein codes for MEILTWTYLLVGISFALYIGIAIWSRAGSTQEFYVAGGGVSPLANGMATAADWMSAASFISMAGIISFAGYDGSVYLMGWTGGYVLLALLLAPYLRKFGKFTVPDFVGDRYYSNTAKVVAVICALFISFTYVAGQMRGVGIVFSRYLEVPIEWGVVIGMCIVFFYAVLGGMKGITYTQVAQYCVLIFAYMVPAIFISMQLTGNPIPQLGLGGAVADGSPLLDKLDGVLTELGFAAYTSGRKSITDMFMITLALMVGTAGLPHVIVRFFTVPRVKDARLSAGYALVFIAILYTTAPAIAAFGIYNAIESTSEKNISELPEWINTWQKTNLISVEDKNGDGKVQYVANPVANELTIDRDIMVLASPEIAQLPNWVVGLVAAGAMAAALSTAAGLLLVISTSVSRDLFKTFKPDITEKKELRIARIAAAGAVLLAGYFGVNPPGFVAQVVAFAFGLAAASFFPVIIMGIFSSRINKEGAISGMITGLVFTIGYIVYFKFISPETNTAEYWWFGVSPEGIGSIGMILNFIVCVTVSKFTPAPPQAVQDMVQEIRIPRGAGKAQDH; via the coding sequence ATGGAAATTTTAACCTGGACTTACCTGCTGGTAGGCATTTCATTTGCGCTTTATATTGGTATTGCAATCTGGTCCCGCGCTGGATCTACTCAGGAATTCTATGTAGCGGGTGGAGGAGTTTCGCCTTTGGCCAATGGTATGGCAACTGCTGCAGATTGGATGTCTGCCGCCTCCTTTATCTCAATGGCAGGAATTATTTCATTCGCTGGTTACGATGGCTCGGTCTATTTGATGGGCTGGACGGGAGGTTATGTGCTGCTGGCGCTTTTGCTAGCCCCATACCTACGCAAATTTGGCAAATTCACCGTTCCGGATTTCGTAGGCGACCGATATTATTCCAATACGGCTAAAGTCGTAGCTGTGATCTGTGCTTTATTTATCTCCTTTACTTATGTGGCAGGGCAAATGCGTGGCGTTGGAATTGTATTTTCCAGATATCTGGAAGTGCCCATCGAATGGGGAGTGGTGATCGGTATGTGCATTGTGTTTTTTTATGCCGTGCTCGGCGGAATGAAAGGGATTACCTATACCCAAGTAGCCCAGTACTGTGTGCTGATCTTTGCTTATATGGTGCCTGCAATTTTTATTTCTATGCAACTGACGGGAAATCCTATTCCCCAGCTTGGATTGGGAGGTGCAGTAGCTGACGGATCGCCACTTCTGGATAAACTGGATGGAGTCCTCACCGAACTGGGCTTTGCCGCTTATACGTCGGGGCGAAAAAGCATCACGGATATGTTTATGATTACGCTGGCTTTGATGGTCGGTACGGCAGGATTGCCGCATGTGATCGTGAGGTTTTTCACGGTTCCAAGAGTGAAAGACGCAAGGCTTTCTGCAGGATATGCACTGGTCTTTATCGCTATTCTTTATACCACTGCGCCCGCTATTGCGGCTTTTGGTATATACAATGCGATAGAGAGCACTTCTGAGAAAAATATTTCCGAGCTACCTGAATGGATAAATACCTGGCAAAAAACCAATTTGATCAGTGTAGAGGATAAAAACGGTGATGGTAAAGTGCAGTATGTAGCCAATCCTGTAGCCAATGAATTGACTATAGACAGAGATATCATGGTACTGGCAAGCCCTGAGATAGCCCAGCTTCCCAATTGGGTGGTCGGGTTGGTCGCTGCGGGAGCTATGGCTGCGGCACTCTCAACTGCTGCCGGATTGCTTCTTGTTATTTCCACCTCTGTGTCCAGAGATTTGTTCAAGACTTTCAAGCCTGATATTACGGAGAAAAAAGAACTGCGAATTGCCCGAATAGCCGCTGCCGGTGCGGTACTTCTGGCAGGCTATTTCGGAGTGAACCCTCCTGGATTTGTGGCACAGGTTGTGGCTTTTGCCTTTGGCTTGGCAGCGGCATCTTTCTTCCCCGTGATTATTATGGGAATTTTCTCCTCGCGAATCAATAAAGAAGGAGCTATTTCAGGGATGATTACCGGCTTGGTTTTTACAATTGGCTACATTGTTTATTTTAAGTTTATCAGCCCCGAAACTAATACAGCGGAATATTGGTGGTTTGGTGTTTCTCCTGAGGGCATAGGGTCTATAGGAATGATTCTTAACTTTATAGTATGTGTGACAGTTTCCAAATTTACCCCTGCTCCGCCCCAAGCCGTGCAGGATATGGTACAGGAAATAAGAATCCCGCGTGGTGCAGGTAAAGCACAGGATCATTAA
- a CDS encoding DUF4212 domain-containing protein → MPPQNEKMKAYWRKNLQTLFVLLLVWFVVSFGCGILFVDELNEIRLGGYKLGFWFAQQGSIFTFVILIFVYVVRMNRLDREFDVDEE, encoded by the coding sequence ATGCCTCCCCAAAATGAAAAAATGAAAGCCTATTGGAGGAAAAACCTCCAAACTCTTTTTGTACTGTTACTAGTATGGTTTGTTGTCTCTTTTGGCTGTGGGATTTTATTCGTAGACGAGCTCAATGAAATTCGACTGGGTGGTTATAAGCTGGGTTTTTGGTTTGCCCAGCAAGGGTCAATTTTCACGTTTGTTATTTTGATTTTTGTCTATGTGGTCAGAATGAACCGATTGGACAGGGAATTTGATGTGGACGAAGAATAA
- a CDS encoding ZIP family metal transporter has protein sequence MEFKFLLLFLTAMIAGSTVFFAPNFREKYFRLVLVFAGSYLFSITILHILPELFDSGFDSKRMGLYILIGFLLQQLLEFWSSGIEHGHIHVHEHQGSKAMTTVMLGLFIHAFLEGTLLSHGELMDQGEQALGHVHNSKTVLLGIILHKGPAAFALAAVLSSTLSKRTTLILLTLFALASPLGMMSSSFLYETGLLNKQGIGILYGLVAGGFLHISTTIFFESSPHHKFQLNKLLVSFFAAGLAILSEFFMK, from the coding sequence ATGGAATTCAAATTTTTACTTCTTTTTCTTACAGCCATGATCGCAGGATCAACGGTTTTTTTTGCTCCCAATTTTAGAGAGAAATACTTTCGACTCGTACTGGTATTTGCGGGATCTTATTTATTCTCGATTACAATTCTCCATATTTTACCCGAATTATTTGACAGTGGATTTGACAGTAAAAGAATGGGATTATACATCCTGATTGGGTTTCTTTTACAGCAATTGCTGGAATTCTGGTCCAGTGGAATAGAACACGGACATATTCATGTACACGAGCATCAGGGCAGTAAAGCTATGACTACTGTTATGCTGGGCTTGTTTATTCATGCATTCCTTGAAGGCACACTTCTATCGCATGGAGAATTGATGGATCAGGGGGAGCAAGCCCTTGGTCATGTGCATAATAGTAAAACTGTGCTGCTTGGGATTATCCTGCACAAAGGACCCGCTGCATTTGCTTTGGCTGCAGTATTATCAAGCACATTAAGTAAAAGAACGACACTTATATTATTGACTCTTTTTGCTTTGGCCTCCCCGCTTGGGATGATGTCCAGTTCATTTCTTTATGAAACTGGACTCCTAAACAAGCAGGGAATTGGGATTTTATATGGCTTGGTGGCTGGGGGTTTTCTGCATATTTCTACCACCATTTTTTTTGAAAGCAGTCCGCACCACAAATTCCAGCTCAATAAATTACTGGTAAGTTTTTTCGCTGCAGGGCTAGCAATTCTTTCGGAGTTTTTTATGAAGTAA